The following coding sequences lie in one Notolabrus celidotus isolate fNotCel1 chromosome 6, fNotCel1.pri, whole genome shotgun sequence genomic window:
- the gpr37a gene encoding prosaposin receptor GPR37, whose protein sequence is MMLLPFSWVLYSWLCSEAVASQLHWQKTKTTFSPHYESDPAERNAQSRRWRTVIGQDNGGTSGVRAQDSWLDSVKLSDLQGKQTPRRAVRKSDAQTVPGALRTDVHKHDKPGRGGCPPGEVHTRTPHGSTCRTGRTGHSRRQRRSAKPGRTKRSDALEALPAAMAQEQEAEFPLGLNTSDYEEEYPLPDFPDTTPVVPGDTRRKQVKNPFYPVTAESYGAYAVIIIAAVIFSVGIIGNVSVMCIVCHNYYMRSISNSLLANLALWDFIIIFFCMPLVVFHELTKNWLLGEFSCRIIPYLEVASLGVTTFTLCALCIDRFRAATNVQMYYEMIENWASTTAKLAVIWVGALLLALPELLIRQLVTEDGDPPDVAPCERCVVRISTDLPDTLYVLGLTYDGARLWWYFGCYFCLPTLFTILSSLVTARKIRQAERACVRGSKKQIQLESQMNCAVVALAILYGFCIIPENICNIINAYMAAGVPRKTLDILHLVSQLLLFCKSAVTPVLLFCLCQPFTRAFLDCCCCCCDECGTPRSPATATSDVDNECTTTELELSPFSTIRREASTSAGYAAVGTHC, encoded by the exons ATGATGCTGCTTCCATTCTCGTGGGTACTGTACTCGTGGCTCTGCAGTGAGGCCGTGGCGAGTCAGCTccactggcagaaaacaaagacCACTTTCAGCCCTCATTATGAATCCGACCCCGCTGAAAGGAATGCGCAGAGCCGGAGATGGCGCACAGTTATTGGGCAGGACAATGGGGGGACGAGTGGTGTAAGAGCGCAGGACTCTTGGCTGGATTCTGTAAAACTCTCTGATCTGCAGGGGAAACAGACTCCACGGCGCGCTGTGCGTAAAAGCGACGCGCAAACTGTACCTGGAGCTTTACGCACGGATGTACACAAGCATGATAAGCCGGGGAGGGGTGGGTGCCCTCCAGGAGAGGTACATACACGAACCCCGCATGGCAGCACATGCAGAACCGGGAGGACCGGACACAGCCGGCGGCAGAGGCGGAGCGCAAAGCCCGGTAGGACGAAAAGGAGCGACGCGTTGGAAGCTCTGCCTGCAGCCATGGCTCAGGAACAAGAGGCCGAGTTCCCCCTGGGACTCAACACCAGTGACTACGAGGAGGAGTACCCGCTACCAGACTTCCCCGACACCACGCCGGTCGTGCCGGGGGACACGCGGAGGAAGCAGGTGAAGAACCCGTTCTATCCGGTCACCGCGGAGTCCTACGGCGCGTACGCGGTCATCATCATCGCCGCCGTCATCTTCAGCGTGGGGATCATCGGGAACGTGTCCGTCATGTGCATCGTCTGTCACAACTACTACATGAGGAGCATCTCCAACTCGCTGCTGGCCAACCTCGCGCTCTGggacttcatcatcatcttcttctgcaTGCCGCTCGTGGTGTTTCACGAGCTCACCAAGAACTGGCTGCTGGGGGAGTTCTCGTGCAGGATCATCCCCTACCTGGAg GTGGCTTCCCTCGGGGTCACGACCTTCACGCTCTGCGCTCTCTGCATCGACCGTTTCCGAGCCGCCACCAACGTACAGATGTACTACGAGATGATCGAGAACTGGGCGTCCACCACGGCCAAGCTCGCCGTCATCTGGGTGGGCGCTCTGCTGCTGGCGCTGCCCGAGCTGTTGATCCGACAGCTGGTCACCGAGGACGGCGACCCGCCCGACGTGGCTCCGTGCGAGCGCTGCGTCGTACGGATCTCCACCGACCTACCGGACACGCTGTACGTGCTGGGCCTGACGTACGACGGCGCCCGCCTGTGGTGGTACTTCGGCTGCTACTTCTGCCTGCCGACGCTGTTCACCATTCTCAGCTCGCTCGTCACCGCGCGCAAGATCCGCCAAGCAGAGCGGGCGTGCGTCCGCGGCAGCAAGAAGCAGATCCAGCTGGAGAGCCAGATGAACTGCGCCGTGGTGGCGTTGGCGATCCTCTACGGCTTCTGCATCATCCCTGAGAACATCTGCAACATCATCAACGCGTACATGGCCGCCGGCGTTCCCAGGAAGACCCTGGACATCCTGCACCTGGTCAGCCAGCTGCTGCTCTTCTGTAAGTCCGCCGTGACGCCGGTGCTGCTGTTCTGCCTGTGCCAGCCGTTCACCAGAGCCTTCCTggactgttgctgctgctgctgcgacGAGTGCGGCACGCCTCGCTCCCCGGCCACCGCCACCAGCGACGTCGATAACGAGTGCACCACCACCGAGCTGGAGCTGTCGCCATTCAGCACCATCCGCAGGGAGGCGTCCACTTCTGCTGGGTACGCCGCCGTGGGGACGCACTGCTGA